A genomic stretch from Synechococcales cyanobacterium T60_A2020_003 includes:
- a CDS encoding C39 family peptidase, whose product MWKHVPPLRGSITLPVPFYLQTDNRYEPMRTCNTSSCAMVARFLGASITTDDEYYQIVRQYGDTTDHGAQTQALNHIGIRSTWHTNLGFEQLDQSLEAGLPIVIGILHRGSLQSPTGGHMVVVIGRTESRDYICHDPFGSLLDPGGGYTGDPRNGKQVIYPRYVLTHRWTPDGDQSGWGRLFYGNR is encoded by the coding sequence ATGTGGAAACACGTACCCCCCCTCCGCGGCAGCATCACACTTCCCGTTCCGTTCTACCTCCAAACCGACAACCGCTATGAACCCATGCGCACCTGCAACACTTCAAGCTGCGCGATGGTTGCTCGGTTCTTGGGTGCCTCCATCACCACTGATGATGAGTACTATCAAATTGTGCGTCAGTACGGTGATACCACCGACCACGGAGCCCAAACCCAGGCTCTCAATCACATTGGAATCCGCTCAACCTGGCACACCAATCTAGGGTTTGAGCAACTCGATCAATCTCTCGAGGCGGGATTGCCGATCGTGATTGGCATTCTGCATCGAGGTAGCCTGCAATCGCCAACGGGGGGGCATATGGTCGTCGTCATTGGCAGAACAGAGAGCAGAGACTATATTTGCCATGATCCCTTTGGTAGCCTCCTTGACCCAGGAGGAGGGTACACAGGCGATCCCCGTAACGGGAAGCAAGTCATCTATCCTCGCTATGTGCTAACGCATCGATGGACACCCGATGGCGATCAGTCAGGCTGGGGACGGCTCTTCTACGGCAACCGCTAA
- the argS gene encoding arginine--tRNA ligase, with amino-acid sequence MTSVKTQLEQRVDQALVSAFGDAVAGTDPMLTPTNNPKFGDYQANVAMSLAKPLKQAPRAIAEQIVQHLEISDLGDPPEIAGPGFINLRLKPDFLANQLKAIQHDARLGIAPDPNPQRVIVDYPSPNIAKEMHVGHLRPSVIGDCLARILEFLGHTVIRLSHIGDWGTPFGMLIAYLREAYPEALNATNALDLGDLATFYRAAKKRFDEDEAFQAAARQSVVQLQAGDPATIQAWKIVCDLSNRTNRKIFDLMGLSPKIQERGESFYNPLLPDVIAELDRLGLLVEDNGAQCVFLEGFTNKDGNPLPLIVQKSDGGYNYATTDLAAIRYRVNEDQVDRVVYPVGMEQTNHFAQIFQVGKRAGWITEEVSFDYAPLGSILGEDGKKLKSRSGEAVRLIDLLDDAIAHARTDLEKRLAEEHRTESDDFIENVARVVGIGAVKYSDLSQNRTSNYIFNYDKMLALQGNTAPYMLYAYVRVQGISRKGGIDFEALGVDAEIILTDESELTLAKYLLQLEDVLHAVEQDLLPNRLCEYLFELSKKFNQFYDRCPILQAEEPTRTSRLILADLTARTIRLGLSLLGISVLERM; translated from the coding sequence ATGACTTCAGTTAAAACCCAGTTAGAACAGCGTGTGGATCAGGCGTTGGTGAGCGCATTTGGCGATGCGGTGGCCGGAACCGATCCGATGCTGACTCCCACCAATAATCCCAAGTTTGGGGATTACCAGGCCAATGTGGCCATGTCGCTGGCAAAACCGCTGAAGCAAGCACCACGGGCGATCGCCGAACAAATTGTGCAGCACCTTGAGATTTCGGATCTGGGCGATCCCCCTGAAATTGCAGGGCCAGGGTTCATCAACCTGCGGCTAAAACCGGATTTTTTGGCGAATCAACTGAAGGCAATTCAGCATGATGCACGGTTGGGGATTGCGCCCGATCCCAATCCACAGCGGGTGATTGTGGACTACCCCAGTCCCAACATTGCCAAGGAAATGCATGTCGGCCACCTGCGTCCCTCAGTGATTGGGGACTGCTTGGCGCGAATTTTAGAATTTTTAGGTCACACCGTGATTCGCCTCAGTCATATCGGCGATTGGGGTACGCCGTTTGGGATGCTGATTGCCTACCTGCGGGAAGCCTACCCGGAGGCGTTGAACGCTACGAATGCGCTGGATTTGGGGGATTTAGCAACATTTTATCGTGCGGCGAAGAAACGGTTTGATGAAGACGAGGCGTTTCAAGCGGCAGCCCGTCAATCGGTGGTGCAGCTTCAGGCGGGGGATCCCGCCACGATCCAAGCCTGGAAGATTGTCTGTGACCTATCCAACCGCACCAACCGCAAGATTTTTGACTTGATGGGCTTGTCGCCGAAGATTCAGGAGCGGGGGGAGTCATTTTATAATCCGCTGCTGCCGGACGTGATCGCAGAACTGGATCGGCTGGGCTTGCTGGTGGAGGACAACGGCGCGCAGTGTGTGTTTCTGGAGGGATTCACCAACAAGGACGGTAATCCCCTGCCGCTGATTGTCCAGAAATCCGATGGAGGCTACAACTACGCCACCACCGACCTCGCGGCGATTCGCTATCGGGTGAATGAAGACCAGGTGGATCGCGTTGTTTATCCGGTGGGGATGGAGCAAACCAACCACTTTGCCCAGATTTTTCAGGTGGGGAAGCGAGCAGGATGGATCACGGAGGAGGTGTCCTTTGACTATGCGCCCTTGGGATCAATTCTGGGAGAAGATGGCAAAAAGCTGAAGAGTCGCTCTGGGGAAGCGGTGCGGCTGATTGATCTGCTGGATGATGCGATCGCCCATGCTCGAACAGATTTAGAGAAACGGCTTGCGGAGGAACATCGCACCGAGTCAGACGATTTTATTGAGAATGTGGCGCGGGTCGTCGGCATTGGTGCCGTCAAGTATTCCGACCTCAGCCAAAACCGCACCAGCAACTATATTTTCAACTACGACAAAATGCTGGCGCTCCAGGGCAACACCGCGCCCTACATGCTCTACGCCTACGTGCGGGTACAGGGCATCAGCCGTAAAGGGGGCATTGATTTTGAAGCCTTGGGTGTCGATGCGGAGATTATCCTCACCGATGAAAGCGAATTGACCCTGGCCAAATACCTGCTGCAATTGGAAGATGTGCTGCATGCCGTTGAACAGGATTTATTGCCCAACCGTTTGTGCGAGTATCTGTTTGAACTGAGTAAGAAATTCAACCAGTTCTACGATCGCTGTCCGATCCTACAAGCCGAGGAACCCACCCGCACATCCCGGTTGATCTTGGCCGATTTGACCGCTCGCACCATTCGCTTAGGGTTATCGCTGCTAGGTATTTCGGTACTTGAACGGATGTAG